The following are from one region of the Salvelinus fontinalis isolate EN_2023a chromosome 5, ASM2944872v1, whole genome shotgun sequence genome:
- the LOC129856057 gene encoding high affinity choline transporter 1-like — protein sequence MSLNVPGLIVMAIFYLLILGTGIWASMRSKKVERKCTGSDGMEITLLAGRNINLLVGIFTLTATWVGGGFILGIAEAVYNPTLGLVWALMPVPYILTFFLGGFFFAKPMRENKYVTMMDPFQIKYGNVLSSLLIFPALIADVLWVARTLVSLGGTMSVILDLPYVYSICISSVVAIIYTLLGGLYSVAYTDVIQLILIFLSLWICVPFMMTNPNSMDITLTAFNETFQAPWVGKLELRDAGKWIDDFMVLALGGLAYQAFYQRILSASSYTQAQVTCFASSAFCLVLGIPSVLVGAVAASTDWNLTSYGSPTPYERGQAGSILPIALQYLTPSYVSIIGIGAVAAAVMSSMDSALLSSASMFSSNIYKNIIRNQASDREMQWVIRSSVVVCGLAGTALTFLDNSVLVFWLVGVDMSYTIMFPQLVCVLFFKVSNGYGASVGYFLALVLRILSGEPLINLPPVIHFPGFRKDAEGVMTQFFPFRTTIMLTSLCSILITSCVTSVIFNKGLLSERWDVFQIKRSQAKVTALTKLKKEESKKDYAKAKEAVVNKQLLDTSC from the exons ATGTCTCTGAACGTTCCGGGCCTGATCGTCATGGCGATCTTCTACTTGCTGATCCTAggcacggggatctgggcctcgATGCGCTCCAAGAAGGTGGAGAGGAAGTGTACCGGGTCGGACGGGATGGAGATCACGCTGCTTGCCGGACGCAACATCAACCTTTTGGTGGGGATCTTCACTCTGACTG CTACGTGGGTTGGAGGAGGGTTTATCCTGGGTATAGCGGAGGCTGTCTACAACCCCAccctgggtctggtctgggctcTGATGCCAGTCCCCTAcatactcaccttcttcctgg GTGGTTTTTTCTTCGCCAAGCCAATGAGGGAAAACAAGTATGTGACGATGATGGACCCGTTCCAGATAAAGTATGGCAACGTCCTGAGCAGCCTGCTCATCTTCCCAGCGCTCATTGCAGACGTCCTGTGGGTCGCTAGGACGCTGGTCAGCCTAG GTGGCACTATGAGTGTGATTCTGGACCTGCCCTATGTCTACTCCATCTGTATCAGCTCTGTGGTGGCCATCATCTACACTCTACTGGGAggactctactctgtagcctacaccGACGTCATCCAGCTCATCCTCATCTTCCTCAGTCTG tggatCTGTGTGCCATTTATGATGACCAACCCAAACTCCATGGACATCACTCTGACCGCATTCAACGAAACGTTCCAGGCCCCATGGGTCGGCAAGCTGGAGCTGAGAGACGCGGGGAAGTGGATTGACGACTTCATGGTTCTG GCTCTGGGAGGCCTGGCCTATCAGGCCTTCTACCAGAGGATCCTATCAGCGTCGTCCTACACCCAGGCTCAGGTCACCTGCTTCGCCTCCTCAGCTTTCTGCCTGGTGCTGGGCATCCCGTCTGTCTTGGTGGGGGCTGTCGCTGCATCCACAg ACTGGAACCTGACTAGCTATGGTTCTCCGACCCCATACGAGCGCGGCCAGGCCGGATCCATCCTCCCCATCGCCCTGCAGTACCTCACCCCCTCCTACGTCTCCATCATCGGCATTGGGGCCGTCGCTGCCGCCGTGATGTCATCCATGGACTCCGCTCTCCTCAGCTCCGCCTCCATGTTCTCCTCCAACATCTACAAGAATATCATCAGGAATCAG gcctcagacagggagatgcagtgggTGATCCGTAGCTCGGTGGTGGTGTGTGGCCTGGCGGGGACGGCCCTGACCTTCCTGGATAACAGTGTTCTGGTTTTCTGGCTGGTGGGCGTTGACATGTCATACACCATCATGTTCCCACAGCTTGTCTGTGTCCTCTTCTTCAAG GTGTCCAACGGTTACGGTGCCAGTGTGGGGTATTTCCTAGCGTTGGTCCTCCGTATCCTGAGTGGGGAACCCCTCATCAACCTTCCCCCTGTCATCCACTTCCCTGGGTTCAGGAAGGACGCGGAGGGCGTGATGACCCAGTTCTTCCCGTTCCGTACCACCATCATGCTGACGTCTCTCTGCTCCATCCTCATCACCTCCTGCGTCACCTCCGTCATCTTTAACAAGGGGCTGCTGTCGGAGAGGTGGGACGTGTTTCAGATCAAGAGGTCGCAGGCCAAAGTCACGGCGCTGACCAAGCTTAAGAAAGAGGAGAGTAAAAAGGACTACGCGAAGGCCAAGGAGGCGGTGGTGAACAAACAGCTTCTGGACACCAGCTGCTGA